The following proteins come from a genomic window of Rutidosis leptorrhynchoides isolate AG116_Rl617_1_P2 chromosome 10, CSIRO_AGI_Rlap_v1, whole genome shotgun sequence:
- the LOC139870180 gene encoding uncharacterized protein, with protein MLESQKEATVAERILRSNSTSTGNWDWSRPPSGRALDELTELNNLITSVNISDCPDSWKFSLDASGIFTTSTMSNLINTLKSGANSRNLSITRNKYVPQKVFIFLWRVTQQKIPVRSELDKKGIDLDTILCPLCEHHIETTEHTLVNCQKVSPIWSQILDWWNQNSAFISNINEATITDQGFTYNSTGSSLWQATKWITCYIIWKHRNLKIFSGKIWNPAAIISEIQTQSFSWISNRSKKIIPIEWHQWLLNPSFYVSSPSSRTGVG; from the coding sequence ATGTTGGAATCCCAAAAAGAAGCAACCGTAGCTGAAAGAATACTGCGTAGCAATTCCACTTCGACTGGAAACTGGGACTGGTCCAGACCTCCTAGTGGCCGCGCATTGGATGAACTCACGGAACTTAATAATCTTATAACTTCTGTAAATATTTCAGATTGCCCTGACTCATGGAAATTCTCCCTCGACGCATCCGGAATCTTCACTACATCAACAATGTCAAATCTGATCAATACTCTGAAATCTGGTGCAAATTCAAGAAACCTGTCAATAACTCGCAACAAATACGTTCCACAAAAGGTCTTCATCTTCCTATGGAGGGTGACCCAGCAAAAAATCCCTGTTAGAAGTGAACTTGATAAAAAAGGAATTGACCTCGATACGATCTTATGTCCCTTATGCGAGCATCATATCGAAACCACTGAACATACATTGGTAAATTGTCAAAAAGTGTCTCCAATTTGGTCACAAATTCTCGACTGGTGGAATCAAAACAGCGCATTTATATCTAACATCAACGAAGCCACCATCACCGATCAAGGCTTCACATATAACTCAACCGGTTCGTCCCTTTGGCAAGCTACTAAATGGATCACGTGTTACATTATATGGAAACACAGAAACCTGAAGATCTTTTCCGGAAAAATATGGAATCCCGCAGCAATAATTTCTGAAATACAAACCCAAAGTTTTAGTTGGATTTCAAACCGTTCAAAAAAAATAATACCAATCGAGTGGCACCAATGGCTTCTCAACCCGTCATTCTAtgtatcatctccctcatctcgcACGGGTGTCGGTTAA